The Nocardia sp. BMG51109 nucleotide sequence GTACAAGCACGCCAAGCCGATCGCCGCCTTCGGCTCCGGCGCCACGGTGCTGCGCATCGCCGGCATCGGCCCCGACACCCCGGCGGAACCGGGCGTCCGCGAGAGCAACGGCGTGGTCGTCACCGACAGCGGCGGAGCGGATCTCGCCGAGCGGTTCGTCGCCGAGTTCGCCGCCGCGCTGGCCGGTCACCGGGTGTGGGGCCGGGTGGCCTCGACCGTTCCGGCGTGAGCGCCCGACGGTTCCGGCCCGTCGGCCGTTCCGGTCCGAGGGCGCCCGTTGGCCGCTCCGGTCCGAGGGCTCAGGTCCGGCGTAGTTCGAACATGGGCAGAGTTCGACGGGCAGAGTTCGACCAAGGGCAGTTTCGGCGCCGGCGATGATGGTTTCGCCGAGGGGCGCGCTCCGGTGCCGAGGGGCGTGCTCCGGTGCGGGCTCGATCCGAACCGTGCGGTCGCGGCGGCGATCAGTGGTGTCCGGGGCTGAACTGGCGCCATTCGGTATCCAGCAAGCGGGTCTGGTGCCGGAGCAGGATGCGGTCGGCCGCGGCGCAGATGCCGGACCCGAGCAGAGCCGTCGCCGTGATCATTCCGGCGGCGGCGCCGAATCCGGCGACCGCGGCGGCACCGGGCCACACCGGCGGTTCGGTGGGGTAGCCGTGGGTGTCGAGCCACAGCGGAACCTGGTCGCCGCGGGAGGCCGTGGCCGGGATCGGCACGGTGGCCTCGCCGCCGCGGCCGCCGTGGTCCCATCGCACCCGGGCCTGGGTGCCGCGGTCGGTCCGCACCGGCGCCGGGTCGTCGATCACGGTCGCGGTGGTCCGGACCTTGGTGGCCCGCTCGAAGCGGATCCGTTCGGAGTGGTCGCCGTACACGGCGGTGCCGATCGCGCCGGCCAGCGGGATCGCCAGCAGGCACGCCAGCACCGCGAGCACGCGGAGGACGGCCAGGGCGCGGTCCGCGGGCCGCATCAGCGGGTTGGCGCTCCAGGGCGCGGTCCGCAGCATGCGGACGCCGATCGAGGGATAGTCCGACACCTCGATCACCTCTCCCGTTGTCGTCGTGGGGCGGGATTCTCGTCGTCCGCTTCGGTGATACCCCGCTCGGCGGCGGTAATTCCACCGCGGACACGTTCGGTGATCGGGATTCGGTGTCGCGGGGCGCCGTCCCGCAACCCCGGGACCCGAGAAGCCGGAACTGGAGGATGAGGCCCGAGGGAACACGGTTCGACCTCGGGCCTCATCGGACTGCAGTACAGCAAGTGACCAGCGGCTTGGGCTACCGCGGATCACCCGGTGGAGAATCCCCGGGGCACCCGGGGACGGTCGCCAGTTTATCGGCGGCCGACCGGAGCGAGGGATATTTCCGATCAGTAGCAACTGATCCGTTATCTCAGACCAATTGGTCGGTAATTGGATTTCCCGTCCGGTGCGGTGCCGAACCGCTCGGATACGGTACGAGGTGTTCGACACGCGCGAGAACGTGTTGGTGGCGGCAGCGGGCGGCGTGAGCGATCGGAGGGAGCGGCATCGCCGCGAACGGCGCTATGCGTGGGCGACCTTGGTGGAGATGGCCGTCCCGGATCGGCGGGCCGGGTACCCGGATCCGCGGCGGGACGGCGCTGGTGAGCAGCGCTGATCGGCACCGTCAACGGCGTTGCGCACGAGTGGCTGCTGATGGATCCGCGGCCGCCGGCGGGCGAGCTGGTGGACCTGCTGGTACCGGTCGCGCCGGCGCTGATCGAATAGGCGGCTACCCCGCCGAGAAGTTCGGGGCCACGCGAGGCGGCTGTTCGTCACCGTGCCGCCTCGATCGTGGCGTTCCGCGCTGACCTGGAAATTCGTGGCAACCGGAGGCTCGGCGGGATTTCCCGCGCCCGCGCCCGCCGATCAGGAATTCGCCTGCCGGTACGCGTCGACGAGTTCTTTCGGCAGCCGCCCGCGAGTCGAAACCTTACGGCCGGTCGCCTGCGCCCAATCGCGGATCTTGATCACCTCTGCCTTGTCGACGCTCGCGGACCCATTTCCGTTGGTCGCGCCGACGCGCCGCGGGCGGCGGCCACCCACCTTGCGGGCCGCTTTGACGTAGGGCTCGAATGCCGTGTAGAACTTGTCGCGATTCTCGGCACCGAGTTCGATTTCGTACTCCACGCCATCGACCGCGAAGCGGATCGTCGGGTTCGGGACGATATCGCTATCGATTCGCTCGCCATTCAGGTCATCGAAGGTTTCCACAATTGTCTTCTTAGCCATTGAACAAGACTAGCACCCATTGTATTGGCTTTCGCAAATCGAAGAAGTTTGTCCGGATGCCTCGGTTACCCCGGTGCCCGGGAAACACCGGTTCGGTCGCGGGTGGACAAGACTTCGGCCTTTTCCCCCGGGGTTCGAGTGTTTCCGAACAACACATCCACGGTTCGGTCGCGAGGCGGGGAGAAAGGCCCTGCCAGGTGAAGTCGAGACCCGCGACAGCGCCCATGCATTCGGGTCGACCGCACTGCTCCGTCGGCGCGGATAGTCCGCTCTCGTCGAGATAGCCGTGCGCTCGCCACCGGCCCGCCTCGACGGCCCGCATCGGCGGCACCCTCGGAACCGGCGGGTGTCTCGACGGCTGCTCGCTGCCTATACTCCTCGGCAGCAGGGCCGGGACGAGGTGCTGTGGTGTTGAGGTGCTGTGGTGTTCCGGAGCGGGAGGGAATCGAGAATGTGGTGGTTCATCGTCGCGGCTCTGGCCTGCGTCGTGGCCGGGTTCGGCCTGTATCAGTTGTCGCGGCTGCGGGGGAAACTGATCGCGATGATCGGCGCCGAGGAGCTGTCGATTCCGGAGCTGGAACAGTTCCGGCAGGTCTCCGACGAACTGGGTGCGCGCGGAGGTTTCCGCAAGACCAGTGAGGTGTCGGGTGCGGCGCATCCGCACCCCGACGGTCCGTTGGTGGCGGAGCTGTCGCAGACCGAGTGCGTCTGGTACCGGTATCGGGTCGACCGGCACTACGAGGACATCGAGCACCGCAACGGCCGCCGGACCAGCAGGCGCCGGTCGGAGAAGGTTGCCGAGCAGAATTCGTGGCAGGGCTTCGCGCTCATCGACGGCCAGGGCCGGACGCTGGGCGTCGACCCGAACGGGACCGCCCCCGACGGCGCGGTCCAGACCGTGAACCGGTTCGAGCCGCACCGCGGCGAGGATTCCGGCAATCAGCTGCTCGGCATGCTGTCGCAGGTGCTGACCGGCGGCGGTGACACCACCATCGGCTACGAGTACAAGGAATGGATCATTCCCCTCGGCCATCGCCTCTACATCCTGGGCGAGGTGCACGACAGGATCGGCCCGCTGGTGATCGGAAAGCCCGAGCGCGGCGGACATTTCATCATCTCCACCCGCACCGAGGGCGAGCTCCGCGAGGAGGCGACCAAGCACCACAAACTCTGGGTCGCCGGCGTGATCGCCGCCGCCGTACTCGCGGCCGCCACGCTCATCGGCGGCATCGTGACGGCCGTGGCCTGAGTCTTCGGCGGGTCAGCGGCTCGACGGCGGTGCGCCGTCACCCGCTCCGCCGGGGCCGTCCCGGCCGCCGGGCCCACCCGGACCGGGCGGCACGTCGTTCGCCACACTCTGCGACTTCTCGGCCACGCCGACGGTGATGGCGATGGCCATGCCATCGGCGGGTGTGCCCGTGACAGTGGCCATTCGGCGGTCCAGCCGTCACCGAAGACATTGTCGCCGTCGAGCGCAGCCCGCGGCGACCGTCGCGACCCGGCGGCGCCGAAGCACAGCAGGGCCCTGCGGCGGTTCATGACCCGAATGTCGTGCGCGAGACCGAGATCGTGTTCGTGCGCCTCGTATCGTCCGGACCGGCTGCTCATGGGCGTCCTTCGTGCCGTCGAATCCGCGGCGGAATCGTCGGTGACAACCGTATGAGCGCAGGACGCGAGGCACCTGGAGACTCGCTGTGTGGTTGCTGTGAACCGGGTCGGCGGGCCCGAGACCGGGCTCCGCCGTATGTCCGGGCCTCAGTCGTTCTGTGGGAACCCCAGATTCAGGCCACCGTGGCTGGGGTCGAGCCAGCGACTGGTGACGGCCTTGGCGCGGGTGAAGAAGTGGACCCCTTCGGTGCCGTGCGCGTGCGTGTCGCCGAACAGGGAACTCTTCCACCCGCCGAAACTGTAGTAGGCCATCGGCACGGGGATGGGCACGTTGATGCCGATCATCCCGACCTCGACCTCGTTCTGGAAGCGCCGGGCGGCGCCCCCGTCGTTGGTGAAGATGGCCGTGCCGTTGCCGTACGGGTTGGCGTTGATCAGGTCGAGGGCCTGGTCGTAGGTGTCGACGCGGACCACCGACAGCACCGGGCCGAAGATCTCGTCGCGGTAGCAG carries:
- a CDS encoding E3 ubiquitin ligase family protein; this encodes MWWFIVAALACVVAGFGLYQLSRLRGKLIAMIGAEELSIPELEQFRQVSDELGARGGFRKTSEVSGAAHPHPDGPLVAELSQTECVWYRYRVDRHYEDIEHRNGRRTSRRRSEKVAEQNSWQGFALIDGQGRTLGVDPNGTAPDGAVQTVNRFEPHRGEDSGNQLLGMLSQVLTGGGDTTIGYEYKEWIIPLGHRLYILGEVHDRIGPLVIGKPERGGHFIISTRTEGELREEATKHHKLWVAGVIAAAVLAAATLIGGIVTAVA
- a CDS encoding Lsr2 family protein, coding for MAKKTIVETFDDLNGERIDSDIVPNPTIRFAVDGVEYEIELGAENRDKFYTAFEPYVKAARKVGGRRPRRVGATNGNGSASVDKAEVIKIRDWAQATGRKVSTRGRLPKELVDAYRQANS